The proteins below are encoded in one region of Diceros bicornis minor isolate mBicDic1 chromosome 14, mDicBic1.mat.cur, whole genome shotgun sequence:
- the LOC131413759 gene encoding uncharacterized protein LOC131413759 isoform X2, giving the protein MAASRYRRFLKLCEEWPVDETKRGRDLGAYLRQRVAQAFREGENTQCCALTKLIPKDLCGAPLSPSVLPEPVYAGAAGLGSPRPPLCVSRRPAFSLASRLVLQQPWDSCIHVVPIY; this is encoded by the exons ATGGCGGCCAGTCGCTACCGGCGTTTCCTTAAGCTCTGTGAGGAATGGCCAGTGGACGAGACCAAACGGGGCCGGGACTTGGGCGCTTACCTGCGGCAGCGGGTAGCACAGGCCTTTCGGGAGGGAGAGAACACCCAG TGCTGTGCACTGACCAAGCTGATCCCAAAGGACCTCTGTGGGGCCCCGCTAAGCCCTTCTGTGCTTCCGGAGCCCGTGTACGCCGGTGCAGCAGGTTTGGGTTCTCCACGTCCGCCCCTGTGTGTGAGTAGGAGACCTGCATTCTCGCTTGCCTCCAGGTTGGTGCTGCAGCAGCCCTGGGATTCCTGCATTCATGTTGTACCTATTTATTGA
- the LOC131413759 gene encoding ubiquinol-cytochrome-c reductase complex assembly factor 2 isoform X1, whose product MAASRYRRFLKLCEEWPVDETKRGRDLGAYLRQRVAQAFREGENTQIVEPEACDQMYESLARLHSNYYKHKYPRPRDTSFSGLSVEEYKLILSTDTLEDFKDMNKGMWKKLQEKFAPGSPEEKQKTWAHSLSRPRT is encoded by the exons ATGGCGGCCAGTCGCTACCGGCGTTTCCTTAAGCTCTGTGAGGAATGGCCAGTGGACGAGACCAAACGGGGCCGGGACTTGGGCGCTTACCTGCGGCAGCGGGTAGCACAGGCCTTTCGGGAGGGAGAGAACACCCAG ATTGTGGAGCCTGAGGCCTGTGATCAGATGTACGAGAGTTTAGCACGACTCCATTCCAACTATTACAAACACAAG TACCCTCGCCCCAGAGACACGAGCTTCAGTGGCCTGTCCGTGGAAGAGTACAAGCTGATCCTGTCCACAG ACACCCTGGAAGATTTTAAAGACATGAATAAAGGCATGTGgaagaaactgcaggagaagtTTGCCCCcgggagtccagaggagaagcagaagaCCTGGGCTCATTCCTTATCGCGCCCGCGTACCTAA